In Spodoptera frugiperda isolate SF20-4 chromosome 31, AGI-APGP_CSIRO_Sfru_2.0, whole genome shotgun sequence, the genomic window ACGGAAAAGAATGGATCAAATCAATATACTGATTTGTACCCCTGGTCGCCTCCTGCAGCACATGGATGAGAACCCTCTATTTGACTGTAGCCACTTGCAAATCTTGGTCTTAGATGAAGCTGACAGATGTTTAGACATGGGCTTTGAAGCAACAATGAATGCAATCATTGAGAATTTACCTCCAGAAAGGCAGACATTGTTATTCTCtgcaacacaaacaaaatctgTGAAAGACCTGGCACGGCTCAGCTTGTCCTTCCCAACCTACATCGCTCCACACGAGCAGGCCGCCACTGTGACTCCCGACTTGCTACAGCAGAGTTACATCATAACTGAGATTGAAGACAAGATTGGGATTTTGTGGTCCTTTATTAGGAATCATTTGAAACAGAAAGTAATAGTGTTTATGGCAACATGTAAACAGGTCAAGTATATATACGAGTTGTTCTGCAAGCTGAGGCCTGGAGTGAGCTTACTGGCCCTGTATGGGACATTACATCAAGAGAAGAGAGAAAAAATTTACAATGAGTTTTGTAGAAAATCAAATGTTGTGTTGTTCGCTACAGATTTAGCTTCCAGAGGTCTAGACTTCCCTCGGGTTAATTGGGTAATACAAATGGATTGTCCTGAAGATGTAGAAACCTACATTCACAGAGCTGGCCGCACTGCAAGAGGATTCACTGGTAAAGGAGAAGGTTTACTCATGCTCTTGCCTCACGAGGAGAAATTTGTAGAACATctacaaaatagtaaaataccCATCAACAAGATTCAAGTAGACCCATCCAAAGTTATTGCACCACAAAAGAAGATAGAGAGTCTACTATCTGAGAGCATGGAGCTCAAACAAAGTGCACAGAGAGCTTTTGTTAGCTATTTAAAATCagtgtttttaatgaaaaacaaagaaatattcaaTGTACAACTTCTAGACACAGATTCATACGCAAGGTCTCTGGGCTTGATTGTCCCTCCATATATTAAGTTCCTGAAGAAGCAGCAGTATGCACAGAAGAAACAAGTTGACACAGAGGACAGCAATGTCATTGAAAAGTTAAAAGCAAAAACTGGATCGGATGAAGAGTCTGATCAAAGCGAAGAAGAAGTCACTAATACAGATCTTGAAAAGAAACCtgagaaaaagaaaagtaaagaaAGATTCATGAAATTTGATTTCCACAATGTTACAGATACTGATGGGGGTGATTTCTTTCAAGTCAACAGCTTTGATATACATTTGGGTGATGAGCCTCTTGAAGACCCACAAGTAGAATCAAATAAGAAAGTAAAAACTATGTCAAAAGCAGCTGTTGctaaaaaactgttgaaaaaaaatattaaagtgaaCACAACAGTGAAGTTTACAGAGGAAGGGGAGGTAgatgaagaagaaaataaagatatcgAACCAGAAGTAGTGAAACAGGCCCCGAGTGTAAAAGCCACAAGTTTGGTTTTAGAAAAAGCAGAAAGTGTAATGCAAGATGAAGACAAAGTTGACAAGATAAGGTTTAGAGAAAATGTAAGAGCCAAGCACAAAGAAAAGAAACGtaaactcaaaaataaaagtaaggaAGATGAAGGTGAGAAAGATGACTTTGGATCACAGTCTGAGTCCGACGGCCCGGACCTGTCATGGCTGCCTGATCCTGATAAAATATATGGCAAGGAACGTGACAACAGCGGTGATTCTGGTGAAGACAGGAATTCAGAAGCATCTGAAGAAGCCGATTATGAATCTGGTGAAGATGGGAATTCTGAAGTATCTGATGGAGATAATGATGAATCTGGTGATGGATCAGAAGTAGAGGAAGATTTCCATAGGTGAGCattatatatttactttgatGTATTTTCTTTTAGCGTAATCGTAGACACGCTATCCTAAGTTAGTAGAAAAACATTATATAATTTTCTGTATAATTTTTCCAGGCCCAAAAAGCGAAAATTATTGGAGCCACAGGCAAGTGTGCCTCCTCGGAAGGCGAAGAAAGTGCAGGACATCTCAGCTTCACTATCCGTCAGCGAGGCAGAGGCACTCGCTATGCAGCTGCTTCAAACCAAACGATaacttatgttttgtttgtaaataaagaaatatattacacACTGATGTTCATTTAGTGATCCCCTATCCTAGCTAAAATATCTGTCtggttgaataaaaaattaataagctTTCCACCATGGCAAGTACAGTTATTCAAGTTACAGTAAGGTTTAAGATTATTACGGTTCGAAACCTAGCATTTACCATTTACCGAAGTGATTTTTTCCGAAGTACATGTAAGTaccaagtaggtaggtactttctaagtagGTAAtcgacaaacggtgaaggaaagcatcgtgaagaaacctgagcttatatttttctaattataaggtTGGAATTGCCAAACCGCAAGGTGGTGATAAGTATTAGTAGTTGGCCATACATAAGTTGGACTGGTCATTAGTGCTCATATCCTTGACTCATACCAAAGACGTTCATACTAGGTATATCTTttttgtgagaagaggcctttgctcgaCAGTAGACATTTATAGGCTGATGGTGATTTATAAAATCCCCTTCTAGTGTAACTTCAATAGGAAAACTAACTaacttttttctatttattaaagtaatatatGAGGGGCGttatacataatgtaaaagATGAGAGATGAGCCAGCTTATTTTACCAAATTGATTACATGGCAACACTGGTAACATAACTGTCAAAAAGAAAACGGATCGTTGCAATCTCAAGAACgctaaaatttataaattaaataagttttctaTGGATTTAGAATAAATACATGAGttgtacttaataattttaacgATGTTTTGGAGCGGAAACTATATTGTAGTTAGGGAGTTAAATTTTCTTCTCAAAGAGGAGGTGcgtattttgttgaaatattgatGGTTATGAGAGGTTGAACGACGAATTCTTGCATTATTTCGTAATTAGTAAAGTTTATTTGAGCAGGGAAAGCATCGTTGTGGTGTCAAGTGAAGTTACAGTGCAGTGTAGCAAGGTGTTGCTAAGTGTTGTGGATGTGAGCAGTGCGCTTTTTGTTCCAGAATGTAACATTGACGCAAGTGCTGGAGGCGGATGACATCCTGCAGGAATGCAAGGCGGACAACAAGGCGCTCATACAGTTGTAAGTATCGTCAGTGAGCAGGCACCATTGCAGGTGGCTGTGCTGTGTCTGGTGCTGGTGACTCATGCATACTTGCAACTGTTTCATATTAAATGACTACTTGAATGCCAATGTACTCCCGGTTTTGAAGATATTGCAAGTTGGTCTGAAGTCATTCCTGAAACCCTCAAAATCAACTCCCTCTAGAATTAATGTCTTGTTGGTGTAATGACCCTTGAACAAAACATTTTGCTTGT contains:
- the LOC118276441 gene encoding probable ATP-dependent RNA helicase DDX10 is translated as MKQDGKEQKRQGKKSKKLQLYKPRKKKSVEEDAAIQYLQAQYDKINPDEIKTFKDFPLSQKTLKGLKENHYVTPTEIQKQAIGYALQGKDILGAAKTGSGKTLAFLIPILENLFCKKWTRLDGVGALVISPTRELAYQIYETLRKVGHLHDFSAGLIIGGQNLKFERKRMDQINILICTPGRLLQHMDENPLFDCSHLQILVLDEADRCLDMGFEATMNAIIENLPPERQTLLFSATQTKSVKDLARLSLSFPTYIAPHEQAATVTPDLLQQSYIITEIEDKIGILWSFIRNHLKQKVIVFMATCKQVKYIYELFCKLRPGVSLLALYGTLHQEKREKIYNEFCRKSNVVLFATDLASRGLDFPRVNWVIQMDCPEDVETYIHRAGRTARGFTGKGEGLLMLLPHEEKFVEHLQNSKIPINKIQVDPSKVIAPQKKIESLLSESMELKQSAQRAFVSYLKSVFLMKNKEIFNVQLLDTDSYARSLGLIVPPYIKFLKKQQYAQKKQVDTEDSNVIEKLKAKTGSDEESDQSEEEVTNTDLEKKPEKKKSKERFMKFDFHNVTDTDGGDFFQVNSFDIHLGDEPLEDPQVESNKKVKTMSKAAVAKKLLKKNIKVNTTVKFTEEGEVDEEENKDIEPEVVKQAPSVKATSLVLEKAESVMQDEDKVDKIRFRENVRAKHKEKKRKLKNKSKEDEGEKDDFGSQSESDGPDLSWLPDPDKIYGKERDNSGDSGEDRNSEASEEADYESGEDGNSEVSDGDNDESGDGSEVEEDFHRPKKRKLLEPQASVPPRKAKKVQDISASLSVSEAEALAMQLLQTKR